A window from Actinomycetota bacterium encodes these proteins:
- a CDS encoding MerR family transcriptional regulator, with product MSLSVGQVAGVSGVTVRTLHHYDEIGLLSPGERSPAGYRLYNDSDLERLERILFYKELGFPLEDIVNILSDPKAGTADHLRRQHQLLSRRIGRLQAMVSSLEYEMEAQQMGISLTPEERIEIFGDFLDSGYAEEAEERWGGTEPWKESQRKAASYGKADWLRIRQEGGDLERRFVEAMEAGVDPDSPEAMDLAEEHRGQITKWFYECSFEIHRGLGQMYVDDPRFKARYDGIAPGLAEYSRDAFAANAERHGK from the coding sequence ATGAGCTTGTCGGTAGGACAGGTGGCAGGGGTCAGCGGGGTAACCGTGAGGACCCTGCACCACTACGACGAGATAGGCCTTTTGTCGCCGGGCGAGCGCAGCCCGGCGGGATACCGCCTGTACAACGATTCGGACCTGGAGCGCCTCGAACGGATCCTGTTCTACAAGGAGCTCGGCTTTCCCCTGGAGGACATCGTGAACATCCTGAGCGACCCGAAGGCCGGCACCGCCGACCACCTGCGGCGCCAGCACCAGCTGCTGAGCCGCCGGATCGGGCGCCTGCAGGCAATGGTCTCGTCACTTGAATACGAAATGGAGGCACAACAGATGGGCATCTCACTGACGCCCGAGGAGCGAATCGAGATCTTCGGCGACTTCCTAGATTCCGGCTACGCCGAGGAGGCCGAGGAGCGCTGGGGCGGCACCGAGCCGTGGAAGGAGTCGCAACGAAAGGCGGCGTCCTACGGCAAGGCCGACTGGCTGCGGATCAGGCAGGAGGGCGGCGACCTCGAGCGCCGGTTCGTGGAAGCCATGGAGGCCGGGGTCGATCCGGACAGCCCGGAGGCGATGGACCTGGCCGAGGAGCACCGGGGGCAGATCACCAAGTGGTTCTACGAGTGCAGCTTCGAGATCCACCGGGGCCTCGGACAGATGTACGTCGACGACCCGAGGTTCAAGGCCCGCTACGACGGCATCGCGCCCGGCCTGGCGGAGTACAGCCGGGACGCGTTTGCAGCCAACGCCGAGCGGCACGGGAAGTAG
- the thpR gene encoding RNA 2',3'-cyclic phosphodiesterase, producing MGQPGGPGHLPPLDAGGSLRLFVAVDVPERHRNSIEAAVAPLKAVLPGARWTSPATWHVTLKFFGEVAEDQLDHLKEGIGRAAVGVPAVESRLTEIGAFPSMAKARVLWVGIEDAGSNLARLAERIGAECGLSDDRPLHPHLTLARMKVPAAIAPAVDRFRPYALEEEPFVVDRMTLFRSYTERSGSRYEVLDTWALSTD from the coding sequence GTGGGGCAGCCGGGCGGCCCTGGACACCTTCCGCCGCTGGATGCTGGAGGAAGCCTGAGGCTCTTCGTCGCAGTGGATGTGCCGGAGCGGCACCGCAACTCGATCGAGGCGGCGGTTGCGCCTCTAAAGGCGGTCCTTCCGGGGGCCCGGTGGACGTCGCCGGCAACCTGGCACGTCACGCTGAAATTCTTCGGGGAGGTTGCCGAGGATCAGTTGGACCACCTGAAGGAGGGCATCGGGCGGGCAGCGGTCGGAGTGCCTGCGGTTGAGTCCCGGCTGACCGAGATCGGGGCGTTCCCGTCGATGGCCAAGGCCCGGGTGTTGTGGGTCGGCATCGAGGACGCCGGGTCGAACCTGGCCCGGCTGGCGGAGCGGATAGGGGCCGAGTGCGGGCTGTCCGACGACCGGCCGCTTCACCCCCACCTGACGCTGGCACGCATGAAGGTTCCGGCGGCGATCGCCCCTGCCGTCGACCGGTTCCGCCCCTATGCGCTGGAGGAGGAGCCCTTCGTCGTCGACCGGATGACGCTCTTTCGCAGTTACACCGAGCGGTCGGGTTCCCGCTACGAGGTGCTGGACACCTGGGCTTTGTCCACAGATTAA
- the pgsA gene encoding CDP-diacylglycerol--glycerol-3-phosphate 3-phosphatidyltransferase yields the protein MNPANVVTWARIALIPVFVYFMYRAGDSTRMETATWWALVVYVVATFSDYLDGYLARKLDIITRMGQFLDPLADKFLVLAALICLIVYRGLPIWATVIIVVREVAVVALRSAAMKRGNSMPAAHHAKNKTALQLVMVLAWLFPRTGALVVVQDVLLYAAVAVTVYSGVRYGLLSKSLLTPAEGSPAA from the coding sequence GTGAACCCGGCAAACGTTGTTACCTGGGCGCGCATCGCCCTCATCCCGGTCTTCGTCTACTTCATGTACCGGGCGGGAGACTCCACCCGCATGGAGACTGCGACCTGGTGGGCGCTGGTCGTGTACGTCGTTGCGACCTTCAGCGACTACCTGGACGGTTACCTGGCCCGCAAGCTCGACATCATCACGCGGATGGGCCAGTTCCTCGACCCGCTGGCGGACAAGTTCCTCGTGCTGGCGGCCCTCATATGCCTGATCGTCTACCGGGGCCTGCCGATCTGGGCCACGGTGATCATCGTCGTCCGGGAGGTTGCCGTCGTCGCGTTGCGGTCGGCCGCCATGAAGCGGGGCAACTCGATGCCGGCCGCCCACCACGCCAAGAACAAGACGGCGCTGCAGCTGGTCATGGTCCTGGCCTGGCTGTTCCCCCGGACCGGTGCGCTGGTCGTCGTGCAGGACGTCCTGCTGTACGCCGCAGTTGCGGTGACGGTCTACTCGGGGGTCCGCTACGGCCTGCTGAGCAAGAGCCTTTTGACGCCGGCAGAGGGATCTCCGGCAGCGTGA
- a CDS encoding competence/damage-inducible protein A, which yields MKAEVITVGSELLFGTFDNTNLLKICRELEARGVEVAFATTVGDDEKAIAGCISAAIARTDAVVITGGLGPTHDDVTREALAAATGRELEFRPELEADLRRFFESRDRQMNEMNLIQAYVPEGSEPIPNPVGTAPGILLEHEGVPVFALPGVPAEMEDMLMRRVVPELAERSGGNVFASRILRAIGRGESDLASMISPIVKVCQDCGEPSVTILASRGEVAIHLRAGGADRAAALAKIEPVEADLREALGSLVYGQDDSTLQSVVSAMAQERGLTLAVVESFTGGALASRIVAVPGASTVLRAGYVTYAIEAKVSEVGVPQETIDRYGAVSDQTARAMASGARERSGADIGLSTTGEAGPNPGEEPVGTMFIGLAWDGGSLARKFVAAGAREDIREWGSRAALDTFRRWMLEEA from the coding sequence GTGAAGGCCGAGGTAATCACCGTCGGTTCGGAGCTTTTGTTCGGGACCTTCGACAACACCAACCTGCTAAAGATCTGCCGCGAGCTGGAGGCCCGGGGAGTGGAGGTGGCGTTCGCCACGACCGTCGGGGACGACGAGAAGGCCATCGCAGGCTGCATCTCCGCGGCCATCGCACGTACCGACGCCGTGGTCATCACCGGCGGCCTGGGGCCGACCCACGACGACGTGACCAGGGAAGCCCTCGCAGCTGCGACCGGCCGCGAGCTGGAGTTCCGGCCTGAGCTGGAGGCGGATCTGCGCCGGTTCTTCGAGTCCCGGGACCGGCAGATGAACGAGATGAACCTGATCCAGGCCTACGTCCCGGAGGGATCCGAGCCGATCCCCAACCCGGTGGGCACCGCCCCCGGCATCCTCCTCGAGCACGAAGGCGTGCCGGTGTTCGCGCTGCCCGGGGTTCCGGCGGAGATGGAGGACATGTTGATGCGCCGCGTCGTCCCCGAGCTGGCCGAGAGGTCCGGCGGCAACGTCTTCGCCAGCCGGATCCTGCGGGCAATCGGCCGGGGCGAGTCGGACCTGGCTTCGATGATCTCGCCGATCGTCAAGGTGTGCCAGGACTGCGGTGAGCCGTCGGTGACGATCCTCGCGTCCCGCGGGGAGGTGGCGATCCACCTGCGGGCCGGCGGGGCGGACCGGGCGGCGGCGCTGGCCAAGATCGAGCCGGTCGAGGCGGATCTCCGGGAGGCGCTGGGCAGCCTGGTCTACGGCCAGGACGACAGCACGCTGCAGTCGGTCGTCAGCGCGATGGCGCAGGAGAGGGGGCTGACCCTGGCGGTGGTCGAGTCGTTCACCGGCGGGGCGCTGGCCTCGCGCATCGTTGCGGTTCCGGGGGCGTCCACGGTCCTGAGGGCCGGGTACGTGACCTACGCCATCGAGGCCAAGGTCTCCGAGGTCGGCGTTCCGCAGGAGACCATCGACCGGTACGGCGCGGTGTCGGATCAGACCGCGCGGGCGATGGCTTCAGGGGCCCGGGAGCGGTCGGGGGCCGACATCGGCCTGTCGACCACCGGGGAGGCCGGGCCGAACCCCGGGGAGGAGCCGGTCGGGACGATGTTCATCGGCCTGGCGTGGGACGGCGGCTCGCTGGCGCGCAAGTTCGTCGCCGCCGGGGCCCGCGAGGACATCCGGGAGTGGGGCAGCCGGGCGGCCCTGGACACCTTCCGCCGCTGGATGCTGGAGGAAGCCTGA